aatatggccaagttcaatatttgatatggctgtctgtagggcctactaaacgcatacggctcctttaaatgcgtctgcataattgaattgtacgtcatgagcgaccaaagcgaacagaaaaattcgcagcgaaaattcgcagcgaccaggtcgctcctggtgtggacgtacagtcagacaggtttccacagaagggctcagtggggttatgggttgagcaaaaactgacccctttcttccttccacaagttTCCATTCTGGATTTTTCGGACATGtggagtcggacatgtttcaagttatccgtggattcctgagggcagtgaagtatctgcagaaggtgacgttcaggtccagcggtctgccgcattgaccacgagatcttaaaccgagtgggaccgcctcggtttgtagtaggcctagaacagtgtgttcaacagcgtggaggtcctcatttccatcagagttgctgcagttcttccatgctgcttccacagtgagcagaggacacttcccagtgtggtggtcggtgctgtagcggtccgcagcgttagtcagtcagtcgatcccatagataaaccactcaacaaactaccacttccatcagcaaatccacattaacctccagcggtaaaacatgtacaatagaggggcgagaacagacgacaggaggagatggggaaagTGTAACATgtgctcatgaaggaagtaccccgcgttactcactgcgtgggtcccggtggcgggggtccacgtcggtggccacgatgtccggattgttcaacccacgcaatccaacgcaaaataaacgattaacatccgtcacggtgggggcgctttatgaggagaggcgggggagacgcagctgaaatcaattaagaactagtgacctccagaagaatgtgattggttgtaatttcacataagttcaggcactgactgatatgaccatataactgttgtactgactacttgtacacaagggacaattagattttactgtatagatttagagaaaatgtcatttgaaaaacatacacatgcatattctcgcctttgcaaatttgcattatgccagcactttgaagtgggatATAGACCGAacttcacataagttcaggcactgactgatatgaacatactaactgttgtacccaCTACTTGTATACaagacaaatagcctacttccaattgaaatacaaattttagaaaataggcctatgtgtccctgatcacgtttcaatagattaaataacgtgacagtgtcacgtattttcgtgagaccaggttcgagcgtgtgcatgggttgaattgcgtgtgtctcacgccgaatgcatgagacatgagagccctgtacttacgtgacacaaaccagcaccgcaaaccacgttctctcccgcttgagatcacgtctttctttataggttcatgggtctgattcgccgatttcccatgctgatatccccggagattgcatcttcgacaatttggctatagattgtctcattacacgctaaataatataattatagcctaattatatatatagcctatacatatatataggcctatatatatatatatagcatttgtggttttggcataaacataactagggtgcactgtactatctgcgcacaccctttctgaagcctctctctcgctctctctctctctctgtccctccctctctctctcgtaccgttttgtggagcacgttaattgtctgagaacactcccattcagaatgcattggtttacatttcgttctgtgtagcacgcaaaaagtcggactatcgtgctctggaacacgcttcaatagattaacgttcgtgcgcaggagcacgcaatcgtgtgataccgggttgatTTATGTCACACTTTGATCGTGTTCATTTTGATACTTCTGCATATCTGTCGTTAATCAAGAACAGTCCATTTGCTGACTCACACAATTATGTACACGACAATTTAGCATACTTGACTTAAAATATTCTAAACTAGACTGGAGGCTAAAATAGTAATAGCAATTCATAATTCTTATAAAAATAGAAGTAAAAAGATATTAGTATAAAATAGACCAAAATAAAAGGTTTGCATCCTTTTTACTGGCTTTTTTCCCCCGCTAAAGTCATTCAAGTTGTTAGCATTATTTATGCAGTCATTACACAATACAATTATTTGTTCACAAGCAATAACTTGATACCCGTTTGATAGCCCTATAAAGAAGTTTTCATCTAAAATCCAACATGatttaaaagaaacaaaaaatcgGTATTCGTGTGAACCAAAAAAACGAATGTTGAAACATTAGCTTGCATTCAGTTTGATTCGCTCCATATTGAAACTAATAATTGTGGCTAAATATTGATATTTTGACAATTTCAACCATTTGTAGCCAACAATGTTATTTCAGGCTGCTTTTGCTAGCTTACTACGTCTATTGGAACAGCAGGTACATGGTGGTCGAGGACAACATCTGGAGATTTAGGCAGGAATCACTCTAGAAGGACTATTGGAACACAGCCTTATAGGACTAGCAGATGAGTGGTTCACCAGCAGGGGACACAGGATTGGTCCTGGTTCTTTTTGCAGGTGAGGAGCTCAGACCTGCAAGACACGGAAAATCATCTGTTTACGAATCAGCCATTTAGCAGAGACACTTAAATCCTAAGTGACCTACAGTGAATGGAGAAATGCCATTAAAGAGCAGATTTGGGGAGATTGGGGTTCGAACTCAGAAcccagaacacacaaacacacacagccatatatatgtatatcccAGAGAGAGCATTGAAGCCCAATCACAGAACTTCTCTGTGCCGATGATCAGGTTATATTTGCCAGCTCAGCAGAGCATACTCTCCATTTACAACAACACCTTTAAACAGTAAGGAATGTGGAACCCAGTAGAAAGTTGGGCCCtgttctattattttatttccatatTATATACTTATTTCTCAAAGTTTCCCCTTTCTGTACTTTGTCTGTACTATTCCCTTAATATTGTATTACCTGTTGGGTTATTAAGCTGTCCATCAGTGAATTTGCTCATACTGGAGTCTTATTGAAATGCACTGAAATctattttataatttttctACAAGGTTGAAAACAGTTAATCTAAAAGTTAACCTGTGGCTCCAGTCAATAATTTGTGTTGTCATTTTATTCTTTCCCTCCTTAAGAACCTAGTCACTAGTCCATATCTGAATACTCTACTGCCCATTAGGGTTAAAAATGCAAATATCATGTGAAAAGACTGAAACAATGGTATTTAATGATGATGAAGGATTAATGGACCAAGAGAGTTTGAggaaaaaatatcaaaaatgtCAGGAGCTTTACCTGCAAATATGCCATCACAAACTCTGAGAACATCTCATCTTGCCTCCACAAATGGAATGAACTGAAACATGTCCTAATGGAATAACGCATAGGGCTGTCTGCTAGAGTGAAGTTTCTAACTACGTGTGTGcgatctcctctcctctacagaGTTCAAGCCTGGGAACCAACAGAGTACGAACTCTGCAAGGTTGTGGTCATATGGCACAGGTTTCTGAGAAAGATGGAACAAGGTGGTTTTGAAAGCAAGTATGTAGGTCCGGTATGCAGACTAAAGTCAATAGCAAACTACAGAAACAGGTTATATTTGGCCAAGAAAGATTTGGACTTGGATAGAGAGGCTGTTGGACATCGATGTTCAGCAGGCCAGGAGAATGATGATTGAGAGAACACAGTTCCTGTGACTGATGGACCACAGGTTGAAGCCGGAGCGCCCCCAAGGCCACTACTGTGCATGGCGggaaaatatgaatatgaatatgattatgatgatgacacacacacatacacacttactcTGTCTTCTCCTTGCAAATATACTTGATGCCAGGTTTGAGTTCCTTCTGTAGGTTCTTTAAAGATTCATCCGTACAGTTCGCCCTTTGAAAGAATGTAAAATTGTAAAACTACTTGTATATTTAGGAAGGATTAAGAGATCTTAGTAAATAATCTTACCCAACGTTGTCCTTGGTTACCAGGACGACAGTGAGACTCTTCATTAGGCCGGGTGTGAAATTCTTTACTTCGATGCTGCCAAAAGTACTAGAAAAGTGCAAAAACAAAAAGTTAGGTTTCCTCATTGAGAATGATAGATACCTGTCTTATAACAATGTATCGTTGTATTACAACATTTATTCAGTGTTTGCGTCTACACGGTCGAGGGGATGTGGCCATAACTttcaaaccaataaaaaacgtttttttctaGGAGTAAAAGGGAGTTTTGCCAATTAAATCCTGAATGAGCAAATTGCGATGTGCCTACTTTTTGTCCTGCCTTATATgctaattatttttaaatatgtaaCATTTCTCTGAGATAACATAGAAAAGACTTCCAGGaaccgtttaaaaaaaaaactgtttagaAAATAAAAGCCCTGCCTTGTTTCCTTCGAGCCAGGCACTAAACAAGGTAATTAATGAACATGGCTTCAAGCTATGCTGGTAATCATCCCAAACAGTGGTTGTTGTTTGGGAATGTCTGAAGCTATGCCCAGGTTATTTTAATCTACGAGCTATTAGAAGTGTTTGACGTCGTTACATTAACGCGGTAACTCACCTGTGAGGGTCGAAGGGGGTATCTCTGGAGCCGTTGAGCAGGACGGCAGCATCTCCGCAGGCAACCGCTGCAAACTGAACCACACGACATGTCACATGCATTGTTATGACCAGTGACGGCAGTGGTTATCAGTCAACCAGCGCATCAGTGGATCTGAGCTTCCCTCCATCCAGGATAAGTACAACGGACGGTGTGTCAGAAAGCCTGATCGTCCAATGAGCGCATTGGTACCAGTGCCAATCAGCAAGATGCAGCGGacttgaggaggaggtggagaggcatgctttaaaaagcattCAGGGGTCTCCCGGTCCTCGGGCGAGGAGAGGCTGGTCTTCGTTGGTGACGTGATTCCACCCGGATGGACAGGAGTCACAGGACTGTGGATTCCTCCAagatgtttttgttattttgcgTAGAATACTTCGTTTGGTTTGAATAAACATACCTTTTTGGCTCAAGCAGCAGAGACGTgtgctgattggggggaagggaGACACCCTTATGAGGCCGGGATACCacagtgtgtacgtgtatgtctgtctgtgggtctgagtctgcgcatgtgtgcatgcccgtgtgtgtgtctgtgtctgtgcgttttgCCAGACCGAGGAACCAGAACTAAATAATTTGTACTGCCATATGCTGTATACGATATGCAATAAATAATCGTTGAATCTTGATATTGTCTTGTAAAGAACGTTGTTAGCTGCTTTCAAATGGTGCTACACAACACAAGGTAAGCTATGCTCATCTTATCCATTCCAATGTAGGCCAAAACATTGTGAGTCGACTGTCTCGTGATGACGTACCTCAGCAGACGCTCTGCTCCAGAAGGATCTGACCGGGTTGTTCACACATTGAGTCCAGTTGGGACACCCAGAGTCGAACGTTTCTGACacaagagaggcagagagacagaccagagcaTGAGAATCAGATGTTTCCAGATCATTAAACAGGAAATAAGTTGGCAGGACTAAACATAAAGGGCTTTATATATATCTACACTATATACATGTCCTACTCTAGTATTGTATATATGGTAGTGGTGTCTTACCGTTGCTCCCCTGCTTCCCACACCAGGTCTTTCCATCCAGCAGAGATCCCAGCATGGTGTCCTCCAGGGTCTGGTAGCAGCCCCCTGACACCTGGTGGGCAACCTCCCTGGTCCCGCTCCAAAACAACGTCtgggacacacaccacacaccacacctcTTAATACACACGTGCATTAAATAACGGCGGGTGTAGCTCCAGGTTTTCGCCAACCTTTCAGACGGCTTGGTAACCCAACGGAGGAGTGTCGAAAAATAGGTAGGCTCAGCACGTTTATTTAGGGACCTTGCCCAACTTTTGGGCGGTGGAAAGCCAATATCAGCGAGCCGCACTGAACCGCACTGCTCGGCGGAAACATTATAAGCGAACAAGCCGCACTGTACCCCAACAAACAGTAGTgcaccgctcggtggaaacgaggcatacGAATGAGCGGGTTTGTTGGTTCTCGTAGCCTAGACTTGAggggataacccctccctccgggctgctccacagccaggactcctgcttattggttatTGGCGCAGACAGGGTCAGGGCTAGCTAAGGGATCTCAATCTCGTCAACGTTTAGTCACGAATAGGCTGGAGAGCCTATTCGTGACTAGACGTTGACTAGTCAACTAGAGatcccttagctagtcacaGCCACTCAGTTGAGAaatgtcctcctctctccaattgaaccccatgttattcactaGCCGCCAACACTTTCGGGGAAACGAATGGGAGTCAGTGGAGGCTTTTGTAGGGATGTGCTCCCTACAAAAACAAAGCCATTAAAGTAGTCGTTTTTAagggcattcattcattacagtagtctgggcaatctccatttttttttctgaacaatgttaaggaggatcttcctccctctcctcaatggaatGGAAGACTCTTTTGTTTTACCCTTTTTCCACGTGAGGTACACAAATTAAAATTGTAGGCAGAGAGCCGTGTGGAGGGAGAACTGCTGCACTTCTGCAACGCTCGATTCTGACATCCTCCTCCACTGACCGCCAGTGGCAGATTAAGGTGGTCAGTGGCCCCTAGGCTACTATTTGTGTGAGGCCCCCTTACTGATCACACAAATTAACTAGGCtacatttaaaccaaaaaaagcTTGCGTGTAAAAGCGTTCAGGGGAATATCACATGGCCCGCGGGCACAGAGTCGGCGCACTGGCATACACAGACCCATTGAGACAGACTCTACTAAAACAGCAATGATATAGAAACAAGGGTTGATTCGCTTTACCTGCCGCGACCATGTATTTCTGTTGCCCAACCGACTGACCAACCGATCGAGCTAAAAAGGCATTCACAGGGCATCTGCAAGCTGGTAACAGCGTTAACATCAGCAGCAGTATGTCATACTGTACTGAAATGTACCTGCGCGCGTGTTGTAATTATGGTAAAGCACCCGGGTGATGATCGCCCTCTTTACACAGCAACATCACATCATCCTTACAGAGACAAAAATCTAACCGTTGTGCAATactcaaataaaacaaagccaTACAAATACTATAAACGCAGAAGCAGGACACAATAAAAGCAATGATGCCATCGCAGCAGAATCATAAATACATATTCTTCTGTTTTGCCCATCGTGGATCTAGTCAATCTTGAACTAGCGGCACATTTTTTAAAGTCTGCTACATCGAGTCTTATAACGATAAATGGAATCACTGGAGCTTTTCGCTTTTTTCAACATATTGGCGCTATGCTGTCCAAAAGCCGTGAGGTAGTAACAAAATTGACCCACAAATCTGACCAATCAGCTGTTTGATTTATTAATGTTTCTAAATATTTATCAATATTTATCTACCAAAGACTTGGTAGTAACAGTCGCAGTCCCCTCTCAACGGAGGACAGATACACAACGTCAGAGCAGgaatgttgtgtgtttttaaatgtgtaggCTGTATCcaaatgtgttgttgttttttagtcCAAGCTAAAGTTTTTTAAAAATGGGAGCAGGTCATTGTAAGGTTGAGCAGTAATTATTCATTCATACTATATAAACGCTAAAATTATCAAAATGTTACTTGCAAATGTGATAATTAGTAAAGCTTATGTTCCTTTATCAGTGTAATCACTGCTTTGTAAAGAGGGtgggggtaaaaaaaaaaaagactgtaTATGGTACAAACTAGTTTGCATTAAAGTTATAATATAATCTCATAAAATACAATACATTGATTAAAGTACAGCTACTTGCTGACTCACTTAACATAAATAGCTTACTTATGTCAAGGAATTGGAACAAATTTGTTGAAAACACCTGTTTATGAACGACCAGCCTAGGTATAGCCTAACCATGAGTTAGAAACAGTAGTAGTGTGCTCAGGATATTTACCCAGTTGTACTTGGGCAGAGGAGGCGCGATGGACAGCAGGTGATCGTAGGCCTGCGGCGGGACCTGACAGGGGTCATGGTCCACGTACGCTTGCTCAAAGGCACTCCAGACCTTCACACAGTAGGTGcttcaaacacaaacagagtGGTTAGAGTAAGACAGACCCTGAACATGGCCTGCAGAACAATCTTATCATCCTTAAAGTTGTAGGGATTGATGAAAGATTACACAAGTTAATTATATAATTTGagcaatttttttaataaatactaatattatcaaccaaacacaaaccaGGCCGGAGATTCTCGGCCCATTATTTGCATAAATGTTTTATTGAAACAGAGCTCCACTTAATTAAGTTATTAAGTGACCTTAAAGGTCACTTAATAACAAGTCAACGATTAAACAAATCCTAAAAAGTAGGACCACAGATTAGGCTTCAGAGAGGAACCGCTGGCCATAGAATATTGGATTGGTGTCACTGCAAAGGACAAGTCCATCAGGACAAGTCAACACTATATAACCAGGCACCAAGTCAGAACCCGTAGCTGTGGGATCTCGTGACCTAAATCTTTAACATGCAGAGGAACCATGCATGACATTATCACAATGTCAACAAAGAGTATAAAAACATAGAACCTATTTTTACATGTTTTTACATCTCATAAAAAGTGCTAGGTTCATTTTGATTTCTTCATTGTTCTTATTATTGTAAAAGTGCGTCAAAAATAGTGAGAAAGTGAAACTAGGAGCCAGTTAGGCTGTTCATCTGTTTGGTGACCGACCAGGACATGTGCAGGTCTGACAGCATCCAGGGCAAGGTGTGGTGTGTGAGTTAAACGGgaacatgaactgaatgaaCTTCATAGATCCCTCATCATTTATAAAGCATTTCTCCTACACACATTAGTAAGCAATACATAATATATTATCAATTATTAATGCAATAATGAGACAATGGTTAATAAAGATAATGAAGAGAGCGTACATTTATGATACACAAACTGTTTCAGGGTGATAATAATGCTTTGCAGGCAGTTAATCAGGTTGTTAGAAAGGAATGCGTGTAAGCTATCTAAAGTGTTGCATGGAAACCCGACCAATCCGGGACGCGGACGATAGGTGGATCTACAGGGGGGCTTCAAAGAGCCCTGACCCCCAAGCTGCCTAAATAACCTTTGTGTCCTTAAAAgcaaatgagaaaaaaaaaacgccactATGTCCTctcaaaacataaaaataacaataaatgaCCCAAGATGTTTAATTGGAAAAGCAATCTTAGGCCCCTTTCCCTCATGTACTTAACCACTACCCTGCATCAAACGCACAAAGCGGAGTTCAGACATCTCTGGCCAACACAATGAGTCTGAGTGCCGTGCACTGCTGCAGCGCAGCAGGGCAAAGAGTGAAATTACTGTCCTGTCCTGAGTATAGCAGCATTCAATACTTTGATCGCGATC
This is a stretch of genomic DNA from Gadus macrocephalus chromosome 23, ASM3116895v1. It encodes these proteins:
- the LOC132452346 gene encoding ADP-ribosyl cyclase/cyclic ADP-ribose hydrolase 1-like — protein: MVKRCVLVVGGCTIAVLVVVLVVFLVVVLCKKNNFKDTFIQDCERKTAEGHSTYCVKVWSAFEQAYVDHDPCQVPPQAYDHLLSIAPPLPKYNWTLFWSGTREVAHQVSGGCYQTLEDTMLGSLLDGKTWCGKQGSNETFDSGCPNWTQCVNNPVRSFWSRASAEFAAVACGDAAVLLNGSRDTPFDPHSTFGSIEVKNFTPGLMKSLTVVLVTKDNVGANCTDESLKNLQKELKPGIKYICKEKTESELLTCKKNQDQSCVPCW